The Falco peregrinus isolate bFalPer1 chromosome 1, bFalPer1.pri, whole genome shotgun sequence genome has a window encoding:
- the SEMA6D gene encoding semaphorin-6D isoform X2, with the protein METNRGEAAGIALAQGRGRHRRRAHRAAQVANQCSHKGGTDLPPAMRLPLLCASVMLMSLSQCRAVSFPEDEDPINVVDYHYSRQYPVFRGRPSGNESQHRLDFQLMLKIRDTLYITGRDQVYTVNLNEVPKSEVTPSKKLTWRSRQQDRENCAMKGKHKDECHNFIKVFVPRNDEMVFVCGTNAFNPMCRYYRLNTLEYDGEEISGLARCPFDARQTNVALFADGKLYSATVADFLASDAVIYRSMGDGSALRTIKYDSKWIKEPHFLHAIEYGNYVYFFFREIAVEHNNLGKAVYSRVARICKNDMGGSQRVLEKHWTSFLKARLNCSVPGDSFFYFDVLQSITDIIEINGVPMVVGVFTTQLNSIPGSAVCAFSMDDIEKVFKGRFKEQKTPDSVWTAVPEDKVPKPRPGCCAKHGLAEAYKTSIDFPDETLSFIKSHPLMDSAVPSVIEEPWFTKTRVRYRLTAIAVDHAAGPYQNYTVIFVGSEAGVVLKILAKTRPFSLNDSVLLEEIEAYNHAKCNAESEEDRRVISLQLDRDHHALFVAFSSCVIRIPLSRCERHGSCKKACIASRDPYCGWLDHEVCGRVTPGMLTGGYVQDVEYGNTAQLGDCHEILPTTATPDYKIFGDPTSDMEFSSASITTVASIPVISPKVIGSWKPKVTGSRKFVVQDDPNTSDYSDPLSGVPKGVRWEVQSGESNQMVHMNVLITCVFAAFVLGAFIAGVAVYCYRDLFVRKSRKIHKDAESAQSCTDSSGSFAKLNGLFDSPVKEYQQNIDSPKLYTNLLTSRKDLPPNGDTKSMMVDHRGQPPELAALPTPESTPVLQQKTLQAMKSQSDKAHSNLNASRKETPLKSPQFFPSSPPPHSPLSHGHIPSAIVLPNATHDYNTSFSNSNAHKADKKMQHIDHPLTKSSSKRDHRRSVDSRNTLNDFLKHLNETTSNPKAIMGEIQVAHQTLMLDPMGNMSEIPPKVPNREASLYSPPSTLPRNSPTKRVDVPTTPAVPMTSLERQRGYHKNSSQRHSISALPKNLNSPNGVLLSRQPSINRGGYMPPTAGTKMDYMQGTPVSVHLQPSLSRQSSYTSNGTLPRTGIKRTPSLKPDVPPKPSFVPQTTSVRPLNKYSY; encoded by the exons GTAGCTAACCAGTGTAGCCACAAAGGTGGTACTGACCTTCCACCAGCCATGAGgcttcctctgctctgtgcctcCGTGATGCTGATGAGTCTCTCCCAGTGCCGAGCTGTCAGCTTCCCTGAAGACGAGGACCCTATTAACGTCGTTGACTACCACT ATTCAAGGCAATATCCAGTATTTAGAGGACGCCCTTCAGGCAATGAATCTCAGCACAGACTGGACTTCCAACTGATGTTGAAAATTCGAGACACACTTTATATCACTGGCAG GGACCAAGTTTACACTGTAAACTTAAATGAAGTTCCAAAATCAGAAGTTACTCCAAGCAAG AAATTAACATGGAGGTCAAGGCAGCAGGACAGAGAGAACTGTGCTATGAAAGGCAAACATAAA GATGAATGCCATAACTTCATTAAAGTCTTTGTTCCAAGAAACGATGAGATGGTGTTTGTCTGTGGAACAAATGCATTTAACCCTATGTGCAGATACTATCGG ctGAATACCTTAGAGTATGATGGGGAGGAAATTAGTGGTTTGGCAAGGTGCCCATTTGATGCCAGACAAACCAATGTCGCCCTCTTTGCTG ATGGAAAATTGTATTCAGCAACAGTAGCAGATTTCCTGGCAAGTGATGCTGTTATTTATCGCAGCATGGGGGATGGATCTGCCCTAAGAACAATAAAGTATGATTCCAAATGGATAAAAG AACCACACTTCCTCCATGCCATAGAATACGGGAACTACGTTTACTTCTTCTTCCGAGAAATTGCTGTAGAGCACAATAATTTAGGCAAG GCTGTGTATTCCCGTGTGGCACGCATATGCAAAAATGACATGGGGGGGTCCCAAAGAGTCCTGGAGAAACATTGGACATCCTTTCTGAAAGCTCGGCTCAACTGTTCGGTTCCCGGGGATTCATTCTTCTACTTTGATGTTCTGCAGTCTATCACAGACATAATAGAAATCAATGGAGTCCCCATGGTTGTCGGTGTGTTCACCACGCAGCTTAACAG CATCCCTGGTTCAGCAGTCTGTGCTTTTAGCATGGATGACATTGAGAAAGTCTTCAAAGGGAgatttaaagaacaaaagacTCCTGACTCTGTTTGGACAGCTGTACCTGAAGACAAAGTACCAAAGCCAAG ACCTGGCTGCTGTGCAAAACACGGCCTAGCAGAGGCTTACAAAACCTCCATTGATTTCCCAGACGAAACACTTTCCTTCATCAAATCTCATCCTTTGATGGACTCAGCTGTTCCCTCGGTCATTGAGGAGCCCTGGTTTACCAAAACACGTGTCAG ATACAGATTAACGGCAATTGCTGTAGACCATGCTGCTGGGCCCTACCAGAACTACACAGTCATATTTGTTGGCTCTGAAGCAGGAGTAGTACTCAAAATCTTGGCAAAGACCAGGCCTTTTTCTTTGAATGACAGCGTATTACTGGAAGAGATTGAAGCGTATAATCATGCAAA GTGTAATGCTGAGAGCGAGGAGGACAGAAGAGTCATTTCCCTTCAGCTGGATAGAGACCACCATGCTCTGTTCGTGGCATTCTCCAGCTGCGTCATTAGAATTCCTCTGAGTCGGTGTGAGCGTCACGGGTCATGTAAAAA GGCATGTATTGCTTCACGGGACCCGTACTGTGGCTGGTTAGACCACGAGGTGTGTGGAAGAGTGACGCCAGGCATGCT CACTGGAGGATACGTACAAGATGTTGAATACGGCAACACGGCGCAGCTTGGGGACTGCCATG AAATTTTGCCTACTACAGCTACACCAGATTACAAAATATTTGGCGACCCAACATCTg ACATGGAGTTCTCCTCAGCTTCCATTACCACAGTGGCAAGTATCCCAGTTATATCACCTAAAGTGATTGGTTCCTGGAAACCTAAAGTGACTGGCTCTCGGAAATTTGTAGTTCAAGATGACCCAAACACTTCTGATTATTCTGATCCGTTATCAGGTGTCCCAAAGG GTGTAAGGTGGGAAGTACAATCGGGAGAGTCCAACCAAATGGTTCATATGAATGTCCTAATCACTTGTGTCTTTGCCGCTTTTGTCCTGGGAGCCTTTATTGCGGGAGTGGCCGTTTACTGTTACCGGGATCTATTTGTACGgaaatccagaaaaatacacaaagatGCAGAATCAGCTCAGTCCTGTACTGACTCCAGTGGGAGCTTTGCTAAACTGAATGGGCTGTTTGATAGTCCCGTCAAGGAATATCAACAAAACATTGATTCACCCAAACTTTACACAAACCTGTTGACTAGCAGGAAGGATTTGCCACCAAACGGTGATACGAAGTCCATGATGGTGGACCACAGGGGCCAGCCTCCAGAATTAGCTGCGCTTCCAACTCCTGAATCTACACCGGTTCTTCAACAAAAGACTCTGCAGGCTATGAAAAGTCAATCGGACAAAGCACATAGTAACCTCAATGCTTCACGAAAAGAGACCCCACTGAAAAGCCCTcagttttttccttccagtcctCCACCCCACTCTCCTCTAAGTCACGGACATATTCCTAGTGCTATCGTTCTTCCCAATGCTACCCATGATTACAATACATCTTTCTCAAATTCTAATGCGCACAAGGCAGACAAAAAGATGCAACATATTGATCATCCACTTACAAAATCGTCCAGCAAAAGAGACCACAGGAGGTCTGTTGATTCCAGGAACACCCTGAATGATTTTCTGAAACACTTAAATGAAACTACTAGTAATCCCAAAGCAATTATGGGAGAGATTCAAGTGGCCCACCAGACTTTAATGCTGGATCCCATGGGAAATATGTCTGAGATCCCACCTAAGGTTCCCAACAGGGAGGCGTCTTTATACTCTCCTCCATCAACTCTTCCGAGAAACAGCCCCACAAAACGAGTGGACGTTCCCACCACTCCTGCAGTACCAATGACCTCtttggaaaggcagagaggtTATCACAAAAATTCTTCACAAAGGCATTCAATATCTGCCCTTCCTAAAAACTTAAACTCACCAAATGGTGTTTTGTTATCCAGACAGCCTAGTATTAATCGTGGGGGGTACATGCCTCCCACGGCAGGCACAAAGATGGACTACATGCAAGGGACGCCTGTCAGCGTTCACCTCCAGCCTTCCTTGTCTAGGCAAAGCAGTTACACGAGCAATGGCACCCTTCCTCGTACAGGAATAAAGAGGACACCCTCCTTAAAACCTGATGTGCCACCAAAACCGTCATTCGTTCCTCAGACTACTTCAGTCAGACCACTGAACAAATACAGTTACTAG
- the SEMA6D gene encoding semaphorin-6D isoform X4, with translation METNRGEAAGIALAQGRGRHRRRAHRAAQVANQCSHKGGTDLPPAMRLPLLCASVMLMSLSQCRAVSFPEDEDPINVVDYHYSRQYPVFRGRPSGNESQHRLDFQLMLKIRDTLYITGRDQVYTVNLNEVPKSEVTPSKKLTWRSRQQDRENCAMKGKHKDECHNFIKVFVPRNDEMVFVCGTNAFNPMCRYYRLNTLEYDGEEISGLARCPFDARQTNVALFADGKLYSATVADFLASDAVIYRSMGDGSALRTIKYDSKWIKEPHFLHAIEYGNYVYFFFREIAVEHNNLGKAVYSRVARICKNDMGGSQRVLEKHWTSFLKARLNCSVPGDSFFYFDVLQSITDIIEINGVPMVVGVFTTQLNSIPGSAVCAFSMDDIEKVFKGRFKEQKTPDSVWTAVPEDKVPKPRPGCCAKHGLAEAYKTSIDFPDETLSFIKSHPLMDSAVPSVIEEPWFTKTRVRYRLTAIAVDHAAGPYQNYTVIFVGSEAGVVLKILAKTRPFSLNDSVLLEEIEAYNHAKCNAESEEDRRVISLQLDRDHHALFVAFSSCVIRIPLSRCERHGSCKKACIASRDPYCGWLDHEVCGRVTPGMLTGGYVQDVEYGNTAQLGDCHDMEFSSASITTVASIPVISPKVIGSWKPKVTGSRKFVVQDDPNTSDYSDPLSGVPKGVRWEVQSGESNQMVHMNVLITCVFAAFVLGAFIAGVAVYCYRDLFVRKSRKIHKDAESAQSCTDSSGSFAKLNGLFDSPVKEYQQNIDSPKLYTNLLTSRKDLPPNGDTKSMMVDHRGQPPELAALPTPESTPVLQQKTLQAMKSQSDKAHSNLNASRKETPLKSPQFFPSSPPPHSPLSHGHIPSAIVLPNATHDYNTSFSNSNAHKADKKMQHIDHPLTKSSSKRDHRRSVDSRNTLNDFLKHLNETTSNPKAIMGEIQVAHQTLMLDPMGNMSEIPPKVPNREASLYSPPSTLPRNSPTKRVDVPTTPAVPMTSLERQRGYHKNSSQRHSISALPKNLNSPNGVLLSRQPSINRGGYMPPTAGTKMDYMQGTPVSVHLQPSLSRQSSYTSNGTLPRTGIKRTPSLKPDVPPKPSFVPQTTSVRPLNKYSY, from the exons GTAGCTAACCAGTGTAGCCACAAAGGTGGTACTGACCTTCCACCAGCCATGAGgcttcctctgctctgtgcctcCGTGATGCTGATGAGTCTCTCCCAGTGCCGAGCTGTCAGCTTCCCTGAAGACGAGGACCCTATTAACGTCGTTGACTACCACT ATTCAAGGCAATATCCAGTATTTAGAGGACGCCCTTCAGGCAATGAATCTCAGCACAGACTGGACTTCCAACTGATGTTGAAAATTCGAGACACACTTTATATCACTGGCAG GGACCAAGTTTACACTGTAAACTTAAATGAAGTTCCAAAATCAGAAGTTACTCCAAGCAAG AAATTAACATGGAGGTCAAGGCAGCAGGACAGAGAGAACTGTGCTATGAAAGGCAAACATAAA GATGAATGCCATAACTTCATTAAAGTCTTTGTTCCAAGAAACGATGAGATGGTGTTTGTCTGTGGAACAAATGCATTTAACCCTATGTGCAGATACTATCGG ctGAATACCTTAGAGTATGATGGGGAGGAAATTAGTGGTTTGGCAAGGTGCCCATTTGATGCCAGACAAACCAATGTCGCCCTCTTTGCTG ATGGAAAATTGTATTCAGCAACAGTAGCAGATTTCCTGGCAAGTGATGCTGTTATTTATCGCAGCATGGGGGATGGATCTGCCCTAAGAACAATAAAGTATGATTCCAAATGGATAAAAG AACCACACTTCCTCCATGCCATAGAATACGGGAACTACGTTTACTTCTTCTTCCGAGAAATTGCTGTAGAGCACAATAATTTAGGCAAG GCTGTGTATTCCCGTGTGGCACGCATATGCAAAAATGACATGGGGGGGTCCCAAAGAGTCCTGGAGAAACATTGGACATCCTTTCTGAAAGCTCGGCTCAACTGTTCGGTTCCCGGGGATTCATTCTTCTACTTTGATGTTCTGCAGTCTATCACAGACATAATAGAAATCAATGGAGTCCCCATGGTTGTCGGTGTGTTCACCACGCAGCTTAACAG CATCCCTGGTTCAGCAGTCTGTGCTTTTAGCATGGATGACATTGAGAAAGTCTTCAAAGGGAgatttaaagaacaaaagacTCCTGACTCTGTTTGGACAGCTGTACCTGAAGACAAAGTACCAAAGCCAAG ACCTGGCTGCTGTGCAAAACACGGCCTAGCAGAGGCTTACAAAACCTCCATTGATTTCCCAGACGAAACACTTTCCTTCATCAAATCTCATCCTTTGATGGACTCAGCTGTTCCCTCGGTCATTGAGGAGCCCTGGTTTACCAAAACACGTGTCAG ATACAGATTAACGGCAATTGCTGTAGACCATGCTGCTGGGCCCTACCAGAACTACACAGTCATATTTGTTGGCTCTGAAGCAGGAGTAGTACTCAAAATCTTGGCAAAGACCAGGCCTTTTTCTTTGAATGACAGCGTATTACTGGAAGAGATTGAAGCGTATAATCATGCAAA GTGTAATGCTGAGAGCGAGGAGGACAGAAGAGTCATTTCCCTTCAGCTGGATAGAGACCACCATGCTCTGTTCGTGGCATTCTCCAGCTGCGTCATTAGAATTCCTCTGAGTCGGTGTGAGCGTCACGGGTCATGTAAAAA GGCATGTATTGCTTCACGGGACCCGTACTGTGGCTGGTTAGACCACGAGGTGTGTGGAAGAGTGACGCCAGGCATGCT CACTGGAGGATACGTACAAGATGTTGAATACGGCAACACGGCGCAGCTTGGGGACTGCCATG ACATGGAGTTCTCCTCAGCTTCCATTACCACAGTGGCAAGTATCCCAGTTATATCACCTAAAGTGATTGGTTCCTGGAAACCTAAAGTGACTGGCTCTCGGAAATTTGTAGTTCAAGATGACCCAAACACTTCTGATTATTCTGATCCGTTATCAGGTGTCCCAAAGG GTGTAAGGTGGGAAGTACAATCGGGAGAGTCCAACCAAATGGTTCATATGAATGTCCTAATCACTTGTGTCTTTGCCGCTTTTGTCCTGGGAGCCTTTATTGCGGGAGTGGCCGTTTACTGTTACCGGGATCTATTTGTACGgaaatccagaaaaatacacaaagatGCAGAATCAGCTCAGTCCTGTACTGACTCCAGTGGGAGCTTTGCTAAACTGAATGGGCTGTTTGATAGTCCCGTCAAGGAATATCAACAAAACATTGATTCACCCAAACTTTACACAAACCTGTTGACTAGCAGGAAGGATTTGCCACCAAACGGTGATACGAAGTCCATGATGGTGGACCACAGGGGCCAGCCTCCAGAATTAGCTGCGCTTCCAACTCCTGAATCTACACCGGTTCTTCAACAAAAGACTCTGCAGGCTATGAAAAGTCAATCGGACAAAGCACATAGTAACCTCAATGCTTCACGAAAAGAGACCCCACTGAAAAGCCCTcagttttttccttccagtcctCCACCCCACTCTCCTCTAAGTCACGGACATATTCCTAGTGCTATCGTTCTTCCCAATGCTACCCATGATTACAATACATCTTTCTCAAATTCTAATGCGCACAAGGCAGACAAAAAGATGCAACATATTGATCATCCACTTACAAAATCGTCCAGCAAAAGAGACCACAGGAGGTCTGTTGATTCCAGGAACACCCTGAATGATTTTCTGAAACACTTAAATGAAACTACTAGTAATCCCAAAGCAATTATGGGAGAGATTCAAGTGGCCCACCAGACTTTAATGCTGGATCCCATGGGAAATATGTCTGAGATCCCACCTAAGGTTCCCAACAGGGAGGCGTCTTTATACTCTCCTCCATCAACTCTTCCGAGAAACAGCCCCACAAAACGAGTGGACGTTCCCACCACTCCTGCAGTACCAATGACCTCtttggaaaggcagagaggtTATCACAAAAATTCTTCACAAAGGCATTCAATATCTGCCCTTCCTAAAAACTTAAACTCACCAAATGGTGTTTTGTTATCCAGACAGCCTAGTATTAATCGTGGGGGGTACATGCCTCCCACGGCAGGCACAAAGATGGACTACATGCAAGGGACGCCTGTCAGCGTTCACCTCCAGCCTTCCTTGTCTAGGCAAAGCAGTTACACGAGCAATGGCACCCTTCCTCGTACAGGAATAAAGAGGACACCCTCCTTAAAACCTGATGTGCCACCAAAACCGTCATTCGTTCCTCAGACTACTTCAGTCAGACCACTGAACAAATACAGTTACTAG
- the SEMA6D gene encoding semaphorin-6D isoform X9, giving the protein METNRGEAAGIALAQGRGRHRRRAHRAAQVANQCSHKGGTDLPPAMRLPLLCASVMLMSLSQCRAVSFPEDEDPINVVDYHYSRQYPVFRGRPSGNESQHRLDFQLMLKIRDTLYITGRDQVYTVNLNEVPKSEVTPSKKLTWRSRQQDRENCAMKGKHKDECHNFIKVFVPRNDEMVFVCGTNAFNPMCRYYRLNTLEYDGEEISGLARCPFDARQTNVALFADGKLYSATVADFLASDAVIYRSMGDGSALRTIKYDSKWIKEPHFLHAIEYGNYVYFFFREIAVEHNNLGKAVYSRVARICKNDMGGSQRVLEKHWTSFLKARLNCSVPGDSFFYFDVLQSITDIIEINGVPMVVGVFTTQLNSIPGSAVCAFSMDDIEKVFKGRFKEQKTPDSVWTAVPEDKVPKPRPGCCAKHGLAEAYKTSIDFPDETLSFIKSHPLMDSAVPSVIEEPWFTKTRVRYRLTAIAVDHAAGPYQNYTVIFVGSEAGVVLKILAKTRPFSLNDSVLLEEIEAYNHAKCNAESEEDRRVISLQLDRDHHALFVAFSSCVIRIPLSRCERHGSCKKACIASRDPYCGWLDHEVCGRVTPGMLTGGYVQDVEYGNTAQLGDCHGVRWEVQSGESNQMVHMNVLITCVFAAFVLGAFIAGVAVYCYRDLFVRKSRKIHKDAESAQSCTDSSGSFAKLNGLFDSPVKEYQQNIDSPKLYTNLLTSRKDLPPNGDTKSMMVDHRGQPPELAALPTPESTPVLQQKTLQAMKSQSDKAHSNLNASRKETPLKSPQFFPSSPPPHSPLSHGHIPSAIVLPNATHDYNTSFSNSNAHKADKKMQHIDHPLTKSSSKRDHRRSVDSRNTLNDFLKHLNETTSNPKAIMGEIQVAHQTLMLDPMGNMSEIPPKVPNREASLYSPPSTLPRNSPTKRVDVPTTPAVPMTSLERQRGYHKNSSQRHSISALPKNLNSPNGVLLSRQPSINRGGYMPPTAGTKMDYMQGTPVSVHLQPSLSRQSSYTSNGTLPRTGIKRTPSLKPDVPPKPSFVPQTTSVRPLNKYSY; this is encoded by the exons GTAGCTAACCAGTGTAGCCACAAAGGTGGTACTGACCTTCCACCAGCCATGAGgcttcctctgctctgtgcctcCGTGATGCTGATGAGTCTCTCCCAGTGCCGAGCTGTCAGCTTCCCTGAAGACGAGGACCCTATTAACGTCGTTGACTACCACT ATTCAAGGCAATATCCAGTATTTAGAGGACGCCCTTCAGGCAATGAATCTCAGCACAGACTGGACTTCCAACTGATGTTGAAAATTCGAGACACACTTTATATCACTGGCAG GGACCAAGTTTACACTGTAAACTTAAATGAAGTTCCAAAATCAGAAGTTACTCCAAGCAAG AAATTAACATGGAGGTCAAGGCAGCAGGACAGAGAGAACTGTGCTATGAAAGGCAAACATAAA GATGAATGCCATAACTTCATTAAAGTCTTTGTTCCAAGAAACGATGAGATGGTGTTTGTCTGTGGAACAAATGCATTTAACCCTATGTGCAGATACTATCGG ctGAATACCTTAGAGTATGATGGGGAGGAAATTAGTGGTTTGGCAAGGTGCCCATTTGATGCCAGACAAACCAATGTCGCCCTCTTTGCTG ATGGAAAATTGTATTCAGCAACAGTAGCAGATTTCCTGGCAAGTGATGCTGTTATTTATCGCAGCATGGGGGATGGATCTGCCCTAAGAACAATAAAGTATGATTCCAAATGGATAAAAG AACCACACTTCCTCCATGCCATAGAATACGGGAACTACGTTTACTTCTTCTTCCGAGAAATTGCTGTAGAGCACAATAATTTAGGCAAG GCTGTGTATTCCCGTGTGGCACGCATATGCAAAAATGACATGGGGGGGTCCCAAAGAGTCCTGGAGAAACATTGGACATCCTTTCTGAAAGCTCGGCTCAACTGTTCGGTTCCCGGGGATTCATTCTTCTACTTTGATGTTCTGCAGTCTATCACAGACATAATAGAAATCAATGGAGTCCCCATGGTTGTCGGTGTGTTCACCACGCAGCTTAACAG CATCCCTGGTTCAGCAGTCTGTGCTTTTAGCATGGATGACATTGAGAAAGTCTTCAAAGGGAgatttaaagaacaaaagacTCCTGACTCTGTTTGGACAGCTGTACCTGAAGACAAAGTACCAAAGCCAAG ACCTGGCTGCTGTGCAAAACACGGCCTAGCAGAGGCTTACAAAACCTCCATTGATTTCCCAGACGAAACACTTTCCTTCATCAAATCTCATCCTTTGATGGACTCAGCTGTTCCCTCGGTCATTGAGGAGCCCTGGTTTACCAAAACACGTGTCAG ATACAGATTAACGGCAATTGCTGTAGACCATGCTGCTGGGCCCTACCAGAACTACACAGTCATATTTGTTGGCTCTGAAGCAGGAGTAGTACTCAAAATCTTGGCAAAGACCAGGCCTTTTTCTTTGAATGACAGCGTATTACTGGAAGAGATTGAAGCGTATAATCATGCAAA GTGTAATGCTGAGAGCGAGGAGGACAGAAGAGTCATTTCCCTTCAGCTGGATAGAGACCACCATGCTCTGTTCGTGGCATTCTCCAGCTGCGTCATTAGAATTCCTCTGAGTCGGTGTGAGCGTCACGGGTCATGTAAAAA GGCATGTATTGCTTCACGGGACCCGTACTGTGGCTGGTTAGACCACGAGGTGTGTGGAAGAGTGACGCCAGGCATGCT CACTGGAGGATACGTACAAGATGTTGAATACGGCAACACGGCGCAGCTTGGGGACTGCCATG GTGTAAGGTGGGAAGTACAATCGGGAGAGTCCAACCAAATGGTTCATATGAATGTCCTAATCACTTGTGTCTTTGCCGCTTTTGTCCTGGGAGCCTTTATTGCGGGAGTGGCCGTTTACTGTTACCGGGATCTATTTGTACGgaaatccagaaaaatacacaaagatGCAGAATCAGCTCAGTCCTGTACTGACTCCAGTGGGAGCTTTGCTAAACTGAATGGGCTGTTTGATAGTCCCGTCAAGGAATATCAACAAAACATTGATTCACCCAAACTTTACACAAACCTGTTGACTAGCAGGAAGGATTTGCCACCAAACGGTGATACGAAGTCCATGATGGTGGACCACAGGGGCCAGCCTCCAGAATTAGCTGCGCTTCCAACTCCTGAATCTACACCGGTTCTTCAACAAAAGACTCTGCAGGCTATGAAAAGTCAATCGGACAAAGCACATAGTAACCTCAATGCTTCACGAAAAGAGACCCCACTGAAAAGCCCTcagttttttccttccagtcctCCACCCCACTCTCCTCTAAGTCACGGACATATTCCTAGTGCTATCGTTCTTCCCAATGCTACCCATGATTACAATACATCTTTCTCAAATTCTAATGCGCACAAGGCAGACAAAAAGATGCAACATATTGATCATCCACTTACAAAATCGTCCAGCAAAAGAGACCACAGGAGGTCTGTTGATTCCAGGAACACCCTGAATGATTTTCTGAAACACTTAAATGAAACTACTAGTAATCCCAAAGCAATTATGGGAGAGATTCAAGTGGCCCACCAGACTTTAATGCTGGATCCCATGGGAAATATGTCTGAGATCCCACCTAAGGTTCCCAACAGGGAGGCGTCTTTATACTCTCCTCCATCAACTCTTCCGAGAAACAGCCCCACAAAACGAGTGGACGTTCCCACCACTCCTGCAGTACCAATGACCTCtttggaaaggcagagaggtTATCACAAAAATTCTTCACAAAGGCATTCAATATCTGCCCTTCCTAAAAACTTAAACTCACCAAATGGTGTTTTGTTATCCAGACAGCCTAGTATTAATCGTGGGGGGTACATGCCTCCCACGGCAGGCACAAAGATGGACTACATGCAAGGGACGCCTGTCAGCGTTCACCTCCAGCCTTCCTTGTCTAGGCAAAGCAGTTACACGAGCAATGGCACCCTTCCTCGTACAGGAATAAAGAGGACACCCTCCTTAAAACCTGATGTGCCACCAAAACCGTCATTCGTTCCTCAGACTACTTCAGTCAGACCACTGAACAAATACAGTTACTAG